The Knoellia sp. S7-12 region CGGGTCTGAGCTCAAGGCCGGCAACTACCCCCTGGCCCCGATGAAGATCCGGGAGATGAAGCAGATCGCCGACGAAGAGCTGCGCAAGATGGGCATCGTGGTCAAGGACATCGACCAGCCGATCGGCGAGCTCTCGGGCGGTCAGCGCCAGTGCGTGGCCATCGCGAGGGCGGTGTACTTCGGTGCGAGGGTCCTGATCCTCGACGAACCGACGGCCGCCCTCGGCGTCAAGCAGTCCGGCGTGGTGCTCAAGTACACCGCGGCTGCCCGCGATGCTGGCCTCGGCGTCGTGTTCATCACGCACAACCCGCACCACGCCTACCTCGTCGGCGACCACTTCATCATCCTCAAGCTCGGACAGGCCGTCCTCGACAAGAGGCGGGACGAGGTGGGCCTCGACGAGCTCACCCGTCAGATGGCTGGTGGCGACGAGCTCACCGAGCTCTCGCACGAGATCGGTCGTCGCTGACGCGGACCGACCCCAACCCGTCGAACGGGCCCGGCCTCCTTGGAGGCCGGGCCCGTTCCTTTGTGGGCGACTGCGCCGCACCCGTGCACCCCGGGTCCTACTTCTCGGCCTCCCGCACGGACACAGCCAGGCCCCCCGGTGGAGCAGGGCGCTGGCTGGCGTGGCGGGACGTCAGAACGTCAGTGATCAGGCGTGACGACGAGCACCGGCACGCCCGACTCGAGCATGAGCGTCTGGGACACCGAGCCAACGAACACCTCGGCTCTGGGCGGGCGTTCGCGGGCGGCGGCTGAGGGTCAGGCGTAGAACGCAGGGCGCTCGATCATCTCGACGGCGACTTCGCCAAGCTCCGTGAGGGCTTTGACACCAGCGTCACAGACGCATGCTGCGGCATACCCGTCCCACGAGGTCGACCCGGTGTGCTCTCCACGCGCCACGCCAGAGATCCACTCCTGGACCTCTGTCACGAAGGCACCACGGAAGCGGTCGTTGTGGTCACGCGTGATCTTGTTGCCAGCGGTGTGCTCGCGACGCACGGAGGTGAGCTCCTGGTCGGACAGGCTGACCGCGCCACGCTCCGCGACCGCTTCGCAGCGGATGTCGTAGCCGAACTGGCAGTTGACGAAGATCTCGTCGTCCACCCGGACACCCGAGGTGCTCGTGAGGATGAGGACGAGGGGGTCCTGCAGGTGCGGGAACCGCAGCGAGGTCTTCTTGGGCGTGTCGACCCGCACGGACACGAACTCCTCCCCGAGCAGCCACCGCATGGTGTCGACCTCGTGGATGGCGGTGTCGTTGATCGCCATGTCCCACGTGTACATCTCGGGCACCGTGGGGTTGCGGTGCGCGCAGTGCACCATGAGTGTCTCGCCGAGCTCGCCGGAGTCGAGAAGGTCCTTCATCTCGCGGTAGCTGGCGTCGAACCGACGCATGAACCCCACGGTGACGAGGCGTCTGCCGACCGCCTGCTCAGCCTCCATGATGCGCAGCGCGGCCTCCGCGGTGGGCGTCAGCGGCTTCTCACAGAACACGGGCTTGCCGGCGGCGATGCACGCCAGCACGTCGACCTCATGCGCGGGACCGAAGCTGCAGATCATGACGGCGTCCACGTCGGGACTTGCGATGAGCTCGGCGGAGGTCAAGTGGGAGACGCCTCCGATGCGCTCGGCCACCTCCGCGGCCCGCGCCGGGTCGACGTCACTGACGGCCACGACGCGGCCACCCGCGATGACGGTATGGATCCGTTCAATGTGGGCCTGACCCATCCCACCAGGGCCGATCATTCCGATGCGAACAGTCACGGCGGTGCCTCTCAGGCGAGTCCGAGACCGAGCGAGGCGAGGTACTCGCGGGTCTTGATGGCGTTGGGAAGGGGGAAGGACTTGTCGCAGCCGTACATGTCCTGCTCGCAGACCACGTAGAGCTCCTTGTCGAGGTCAGCCAGCGCCTCGATGAGCTGGCCCATGTCGGGGAGGCCTGCGGGGGGCGTCACCGAGCAGCCGGCATGGACGGCCTTGACGAAGGGCCAGTCCTCGTCGTGGGCCTGCTTCACGAGGACGGGGTCCATCGCCTTGATGTGGACATAGGAGATGCGCTC contains the following coding sequences:
- a CDS encoding ATP-binding cassette domain-containing protein → MTDTISEHADDTLRDGQTLVEMRDVGKAYGAIRALRGINLTVRAGEVTCVLGDNGAGKSTLIKIISGLHPHNEGVMKVDNAEVAFSNPREALEHGIATVYQDLAVVSLMPVWRNFFLGSELKAGNYPLAPMKIREMKQIADEELRKMGIVVKDIDQPIGELSGGQRQCVAIARAVYFGARVLILDEPTAALGVKQSGVVLKYTAAARDAGLGVVFITHNPHHAYLVGDHFIILKLGQAVLDKRRDEVGLDELTRQMAGGDELTELSHEIGRR
- a CDS encoding Gfo/Idh/MocA family oxidoreductase, with the protein product MTVRIGMIGPGGMGQAHIERIHTVIAGGRVVAVSDVDPARAAEVAERIGGVSHLTSAELIASPDVDAVMICSFGPAHEVDVLACIAAGKPVFCEKPLTPTAEAALRIMEAEQAVGRRLVTVGFMRRFDASYREMKDLLDSGELGETLMVHCAHRNPTVPEMYTWDMAINDTAIHEVDTMRWLLGEEFVSVRVDTPKKTSLRFPHLQDPLVLILTSTSGVRVDDEIFVNCQFGYDIRCEAVAERGAVSLSDQELTSVRREHTAGNKITRDHNDRFRGAFVTEVQEWISGVARGEHTGSTSWDGYAAACVCDAGVKALTELGEVAVEMIERPAFYA